A stretch of DNA from Anopheles ziemanni chromosome 3, idAnoZiCoDA_A2_x.2, whole genome shotgun sequence:
CTTTGCCAGCGCCGCTGCCGGGTGGAAAGTGATTGAGAAGTTTGCGATAGGAGCAAAGTTTTGGGAAGTTTAAAATACTTTGACATGCCCACAGATTGGCGGTAGCCCGCGGCATACAGCATCCGGTTTTTGGCATTCTAAGCGGCCCCATCCTTCACCGAGGGGTGGGGATAAAAAGGCACATCCACGGCACTATCTACACATTAAGTAGACGTATTTGGGCGTGTTTGAgccatttattttccaaaattgTTCGCGAGCATCACGTGGCACTGGGGGGCGAAAACGTTCAGTGTTTCGTGCTCAACGACGACGGTGTTTGCAAGTGTTAAATGGAATGAATTTtcgcttccattttttttccatacaaCACGTCCGACCTTAGGGTCGTGCAAATAATCGAGCTGTAAAAAATAAccttaaaatatatatattttttaaacacacttCTCTCCAACCACCACGTCCCCATCGGTACCGTAAAAGTGCACATTTTCAACCCTTGTCAACAGGATACATTTGCAGCAACTCCGTTTTCCCACGGCCGGGCGCGGACACTCAGTTCGTGTTCGAACCCTCGAGGGAAAGGAACTGTTTATTTCGTGCCGTGGTAGCGTGTCTTTGCTTGCCAACCCTCTTGCACGTTGGTCGAGGGTGAgggattttgtttcaaaatttgcTTACACTTCGCTCATCTTTCAACATTAATTTCAATTCTAGTTCGGGTTCGGGGTCGTCGTTGGAAACCGTCGCCAGGATGGTGAAATCTGTGGTTTCTCTTTAATTTGGCGCTCGGGTTGGGTTGGTTCGTCGGTGTCTAAAGGTGTTCTCGATTAATTAAACGGCCGGAATCACTCGCATGGAATGAGCGTTGGTGAATATTAATTTGTTGGGAGTGTTCCGTACACTTATCATCTTTACAGCCCTTCGGTCTTATTGAACGAGTAATTAGGCAAACTAAACGTAAAGAAACACGCGGTAGAACGGTGAGATGTTTTAGAGACGTTCTTTTTCGTATAAAATTATTTGCTATGTTTCGTAGGGGAAAAGAAAGTACTTCACGGATCGTGTCAATTAAACTTAATCGTGGGTGAAAATGGCATTTGCGAGTTTGTTCCCGAATTGAATTCCCGTTCTTTGCCTTACAGCTCCTGTGCCACTCATTAGTGTgatttgtggtggtggtggtgatggtggatcGTTCACCGCCACAggaaaagttaaacaaattaattgtgAAATGTACTACACCGTAGTCATCGCTCTCTCGTGCTCTACGAAAATAGATTTCTCGTCTAAATTATTATAAGTGATTGACTTCATCTTGGGCTGTGTACATTGGGTGGATGCAATCGGTAAGTAGAAGCAAGGCAAACAGCAAAACCGCACATTTCAGCGTACGAAAACAAATGGCATGTTTACGATCGTGAGTGATCGGGCAGCGTGCAACGTTAAACAAGCCGGTTTGGAAAGCAGGATGCCAATGGAAGAGCAGTTTTATGAGGCGCCCGAATTGATCCTACTGATGGATGGGTAGTAAAACATATCGCAGCGAAAGGTACACACATTAACGAACGGCGCAAGGTGTTTATAGTGTTTTAGACAGGGTCTGCACCTGATACCATGAAGGAATAGAACAAATGTGCAATAACTTCTGTATCTAGGTTCCGCAATATGTTgctgttttaatttataaacttcccataaaataattatttcattttagcaCATGCACAATTGTTGTCAGTGCTTCTTGGAATGTGTGAAATACGAATAGGCTATGTGTGGAGTACACTGAATTTGATAACACTAAATATTTTGTCCATGTCGCCATGCTAAAAACATAGACAAGTATTCTCCTTAAAATTATTCTCATATGATCAGGAAAACTAAAAGGAGATTAAGAGCGTGTGGcaccaatttattttaacattcaACACTTATTTTCCGTCATAAGACTTTGAACGTGCGGCCCATGTACGCCAATATTCGTTTTTAGTCACACCTGAGGGTTTTTAAAGCTCGGAAATGTTTCTGGTAATAAGATTgcgaaataaaacactttcttttttatggacGCATATTGTGGTGCCATTTTATAGGCAAATTTGTTGCAACGGTGTTTTAAAAGCCTATAAAAAAGCCCCGCTAGTGCTCATGACATTTAACGTTAAATTGAGGAGAGGAAGTAAACTTTATGTTTTGGTTGTCTGGAGAAATGTTAGAGGAATATGAACACCGTGCACCAAACGTTATGAAAGACGCCCTCAGTATGTCAaagcaatatttttattattcaatttgtttgccaCAGTAAATCCAGCGCTCGACACGGAACCGGAACGTCCAGTCGGTTCTCCACGCGGTCGGTTTTACGGCTCCAGATTGTCGATGACCCAGTCGACCAGTCCGCCTACGTTGGTGTAGACCGCCGGCTCGCCAACATTGGCACACTCCTTCCGGAAGCTTGCGATTCCCATGAGATACAAAGTCCCCGAGTGTCCATACATCAGTGGTCCACCGGAATCTCCCCGGCACGTGTCGACGGCCCGTTCCGGTTTGGCACATACTTGCCCTTCGTCAATGTTGGCATGGGGATACTTGCTACGACACTCGTCCCTCGAGACTCCGATCGAGTAGGCGTTCATTTTGTTGTCACTACCGGTGGCTGGGGAAAGAGTATTGAAGTGCGCACAGCATTAAGAAGAGTTAGAGTTGGCGTGTACACAAAATGTTGGCATGTCAACAGCGCATGTCGTCACGTACCGTCCGGGGTTTTACCCCAACCGGTTTCCACGAACCGGCCGTTCTCGAGATCCACCTGTCGGCGTACCTCAGGATCGAGCGGCAAGCAGATCGGTGCGACCGAGGAACTCGTCGGTACCTTCCGGGCCAGACGAAGGAGCGCGATGTCGTGCTTTACCGCCGGTGTTCCGGTGCCGGTGTAGTTTGAGTGTATCGTTATTTTTGCGATTCCAACGTCCTGAGCTGGTTCGGCACATTCTGTGAGGTCGTCAGTCTTTGCACAGTCTACTTCGTTCTGTAAATCCCAGTCACCAACACGGACCGACTCGCTGGAATCACAGAGGGGAGGAGTTGCCAAACGGGGAGTTTGCAGATGCCTTGCATATGATACTTACACCGTCCATGTTTTCTTGATCCCCATAATGCACCGGGCCGCAGTTAGCACGTATCGATCACTTATCAAGGCTCCTCCGCAGTGGAAACGAGTATCTCCCTCTGGTGAAAGCGTGTAAGCTTATGAGTGTCTAACATACTCTCTTTATGTAATTGAACCGTTCTCAATCGCTACCTTTCGTACGGTGACGTATCAGTACGTTCCACGGGTGATGGAACAAAACCGCCTGCTCGCCAGGCAATGGACCCCGATTGCCATCAACTCCACATACGGCCGGTAGTAGCTCACGCTTCTCCTCCGGTGTGTTGAACCGATTCTCGACCAATCCCGCGATCGTTTCCGCATCCACCGGCTCCGCCGTTTTCGTCACGTTCGGGGCATTGCAGCAGACCAGGGCCAGTGTTTCCAGCGTCCCACACCGGACGGCTTCCACGTAGCGGATATCGTTATTGCTTAGATGCTGCTTCTTCAACACGGCCCGAACGAAGGGACACTCGCGTACTAGCACACACGTCCCAGCTTCCCCGTCGGGAGTTTTACAGCTGGAAAGATCTGAACCCAAGGTTAGGCCAGTGAGAGTGTGATCCAACGCACTCGACTCAGTGTTATCAGTACTTCACCTGAGGTTACACTTACATTGCGCGAACGTCACCTGTATGCACAATAGTGCACAGGCCGCAGCGATGGCCCACTTGATGGTCCCCATTTTGGAGCTAAATTTTGGgtgcaaacaaaaagaaccAAACCTCTGCGGGACGTCTGCTTAAGAAACCTGTTAGACTGGCTCAGGCGCACTCGAACGACTGTCTGCCGGGGTTGGATCGCACCGTTCTCGACTCATCCCGAGCCGCCCGGTCCGGGGTGGACTACTTTAGAGCGAAACCTGTTTTCGCGCCCCGTCATTCTCGAGGTGGTGTCTCGTGCGCGCCGAACCGTTCAACATATTGATGCATACGACCCGCTGTCGTTGCGGACAAGGGGCTCGGACGGTTGTTCACCTACCTCGCTTTGCATTGGCAGATTCTCCCGGGCTGAAGTGAGACTTGTGCGcgagtgtctgtgtgtgtgtacgtgtttgAAAACATTGGGAATCCACAGCCTCGCTCTGGCCGAGCGAATGAAGCCGTTAGCATCGGCTCGATCGAACCGGAGATAACAATTATTTAGTGACGTTGGAAATACCGGACGATGCCGGATCGCGTGgtccagcaaaaaaaaaaaaaaaaactagaaggAGATACAATCACGTTTAATAGGattggagttttgttttgacgCAAATGTTTTCCATATCCAACGGAGCGAAACAGGTTCTCTGTGGTTTAGGGTCTCGATTGAAGGCTTGGGGTTTTGATGTTAGAACGTGTCCATATGACGATATGGaattagaatttttttatttggtaaTGAGATAAGTGGCCAAATAAAATGTTGCGGAAAAATCTTCGCTATGGATGGTTGAAATTGTGTGAATTTTAAACAGATTCCGCCTTACACCTTAGTTTAgtatgattttttatttttattttcttccaccttTTTGCCATGTTTATGATTTTCGAACACCTCTACTGTAATTTTTATTCAAGTTGGATCTTGTTCGCCACAAagagaaaagttaaaatattCTTTATCTTATGCAAATCGAAGTTAGATAATTGTGTTGAAGTTCATCCAACAATAATCATTTGTTTGAATCATGGAACATTCTTTGCTGtttgcataaaataaataaagttaatAAAGTTAAGCGTAGAAAAATTCGTTTGATAAAAAACATACCGTGATGTCGTAAAATACGAGTATGAATAATATGTATATACTTCGAACATTGCTTGAATACCATATTCTTTTGACCAATTCCCATGACCTAGCAATTCCTAATaacgttttgttatttttgttagtaaaatgtttttttaaatgtagtaACCCTCTTATATGTGTGGCATCGGAGCATTATTGAGTGATTTGCGCTAAATGAACGGTGGTTTATCTTACTCATAAGAGTTATATTTTGTGTAATGATGGTAtgataatattatttaaaaagctCCCCATCTGTTCCCCATCCTATCACATAATATCGGTTGCTTAATCGGTCGATACCATATCGATACGTTTTAATGTGACGCCTGTCTACATTTTGctgaaaatgaattttcatcaACCCGCCAGCAACCAgggtgaaaaaaaggaatggtAAAAACAAGTGCCAAAATTGGACGTCCTGGCTAGCGCCCGTTTGCTTATTCAGCTCTTTAATTAAAGCGACCATAAAGGTTATCGGTGTGCGATGGAAAACTGGTTAAATTTAGATCATCCCCAACTCATCTCATCTCATCCATCGGTCAGGATAGTTATCTCCATGTTTTTttcgctcgctctctctctgtctctcttcgCCTACCAACGCATCCAATACCAGCTGATGTGGAGCTCTATCGGCCCTTCTTATCCGATGTTTTATGCAGGTTTCATTGAAACTCGATCAATTTCGCCAGATTGTCGCCTCGGTGGAATGGGAGTCTACCGTACTGTCGAAGCGTTTCCAGGGATTGAGGGATCGGGTTCCGGTAAAGGGCACGGAAGGGGTCCGATTTCCGATCCCTCCCACCCCTCCTCCCGATAGACAGACAATGCCTGGAGCCGGACGTGGTACGGTCCGCCGGGTTTACGTAATACGGTGCTCACATCCTGGCATACTCGTACACCCATTTCCCGTAGGAGGGCAACACAGGCTGTCGCTTGCGGTGGACATTTGCTGGGTCGAAACTGCTAGCACAGCAACACAACTCACGGTTCATTAAAAGTTCATTTGGCTAAGCGCTTTAAGTGGGCCCCAACTCGGCAACCGAATGTTGATGATTAGAAACCGTCAGCGTTGCAATCGGCCGCGTGCAAAGCATCGCAACTTGTCCATTCTCGTAGCGACAGTACCATTGGGAATTTGGTATCCAGAATAATTTAACTGGtcgaaaaagtgttttttaacAGATTCAGTTCAGTTTTGCTTTGGTGTCAGGTGTCTTACCCGTATTGTTGCTACAGGTTTTGGGTTTTTATCATGGGagggatattttcaaatacaGTGGAAGGCAATCAAAGTAGCACGTTTTAAAATTGTAACATCTTAGAACGTTCAGGTAAGCTATCTTCTTTGTTGAAGTTGGTATCGACACGCAATGttaaagaaaaattgttttatctcTCTTCTCTATTGTTCTGTTATTTCGTGATTTCATTGTAATTGACATTTGTACCTAGCAAGCAACAAAAGTTTAGAACATAACGAAAAAATATGTCgtaatttttccttcactttctTTCATATTATTAAGTAAAGCAGAAGAGCAGGTAACGTCCCATGTAAAGGTTCAAGTCACTATATGCTTTAGAGAAGAAGATAAGAAACTCAAAGTTTGTCTGTTTTTCAGGAATCCGACTTTGCCTGCCTGCCTCTGTAGTTCTTctatttcttagtttcatacATTGCTCGTCTAAATAATATTCAATGAGCAGATTTTCCTCCCTGCATAGTGTCGATTGGATGCAACTAAGCCCgttgaaaatgaataataaaccTCATAACTTTTCCGTAGGTCAGGCAACCTAGCAAGGATGTTACTtagaaaaaacggaaaatggatAAACGCCACAGATTAACGCGTTGcttgggggagaaaaaaaaactgtgatGAAAAATCTGATGTTTGCTCGCGGTTAGTTGTTTGCGTACCCTCTTTCATCGCGTTTCACCTATTGTTGACGGCCCATGGGCGGAACCCATCGGTGCGGAAAACCAGCTGCACATTGCGTCCAAGGTCCGGGAGACTCCCAGCAATCGCCCGAAGGAACGTCGAAGACAATGCTACGGACGTAGCGGGGTTtcgcgtcgtcgtcatcgcttGTCCGGAATATCCTGCTCGACGGCTCAGAAACACTACCTCGGTGGAGCTTACCGTCGCTTCCGGGCGGTTGTGTTTGTGCTGGGCGGGCAGTAATTTGCAAACAATCCCTCGTCACGCATCTTTGGCCCAGCGCTGAAGTTGGCTGGACTCGCCTAAGCGTTGGGGGCTCGCTCGGGTGGCCCTTGCGTGCAACCCAATTATGGGCCCGGGGGGCTGAGCCGGCTGAGGGAGCTGGCGTAGTTGCGATGTCGGCGAGCGCGTGATTATGAGTCAAAttaagttttattattattcgtGCACGGTTTGCTCCCGTTTTGTGCCTGCTGGAAGGGATGCAAATACCCGTCCAATAAGCTGGACGACGATGGGAGGTAGAAGCGGAGATGGCTTGGACGGGAAAAGAAACTTTGGGTGCGTTTGGTGTCACGTGAAAATACGAGCAGGCGGCCAGGAAGTAAAATCGTATCCTTTGGGTGTGATGAACCATTTTCCCCACCTTCACGAATGTTGCGTTGCAGTGCGATGAAACAGGATACACGCGTGCTGCGTATTACGAGGCGCATTTTGACGTTTTGGTGACGGAGGGACCAGTAATAAAGGCCGGAAGCAGGGCGGAAGGGGAGCGTGTGCCGTGGGGTGGAGAAGCTTGGCGCGACAGGAAATAGCACAGGAGCGTGCCTTGCAATACCGGCGACGGTTCGCGTAGAGGTCATGTAGAGGAGAAAATATGGGAGTGGTGTGGCGCAAGGACACGCCGGAGGCAGGATCCGAAGGTGGCTGGGGCATCGACACGGATGCATGCGCTTCTATTTTTCTGAGGCCAGCAGCCTTTTGGCGCCAGCACGGCGAGGGATGCTTTATTTCTTGGAACTCGCGAGGTCGTATCTCGCATGAGTTTTTATTAACAATGTGGAAGACGTTTCTCTCGTTTGGTTAATCgataaaagggaaaacatttgACGATTTTTTGGCCACGATGCTATGCACAGGAATTAATCGTGGAAGATTCGACAAAATTACTTGTGAGCTTTGAAACTGATGCGCTTGTTAGATACTTCTATGGCTCAAGTCCTAACCACTTTTCGGAAATATTTAACTAATTTAATTGTGTAAGAGATTTTCAGGAGAATGCTAAAGTTTGCAAGAGGTTAAAGGCTAACGAGTTCGATTTTTAAGGATTCATTGTGAATTCATATTTGTTATAACACTTGGCAAATTTCAGTTTTGCGTTTTGTCGATAGTTGTTAGAATGAATCTATATGACAATATTTTTATCTGTTTAATAAACGGAATCGCATCTGAAGTTAACAAATCTGTTTAGGTCCTGCTACATTTAGTACTGCGGTGAGAGAGTAATGCTATAAAATTGTGTTAATGAGAGGCCTGGTGATATACatttcttatttatttctcTCAAAGACGACAATTACCTCAACAACTTTATTCCAGTAATGATGGACAAATTGTTACTGTGTGCAAATAATTTTCCTATAGCACCTTCCAGGAgtctttttcttgtcactttCAACTAATACCATTTTGTTTGGCTTTCGTTTCAGATGTGAATCATTAATGAATGAATCTTTACGTGTGAGTTGTCGTTTTACTTATGGTATCATAAATTATGCACGATATCGGGCGGTGTTGTGTTTCCAAGTGTGGTGGCGCTTAGTTCTATATTTACAAGCCGGAAGGGTCGCCTATAGTCGCACCCGGTTTTCTATCAATATAAAGTTATCGTTAAAATAATCCTAAAGCTAATCTTGACGTATTTGCATGGTGAAGAAGTGGAAAAGCAAAATTGTCACACCATTCTTATAATCCGTACGCCGATAGCAGATAGAAGCGATATTTAAATCTTCACCATACGGCttaagtgtttgtgtgtgcgtgtttgtatacgtgaaaaataaacatagcatAGAAAATGGCCCAATTTGTGACACACATCCAGCCGACACTGATCGAAGCCTCCCAGGGGCACGTGCCGCACCACCATGGCCATCAGGTTGGGGTGCCCCATTCGTCCCATTTGCCACACAGTGGCCACAACATGCCGTCCCCTCCGACGGTGCACCACGGTTACAGCCATGGCCATGTGCACGGGCACGGCCATCATCATCCGCCGTCATCGCTCGTCCACAGTGCCAGCCGGGATATGTCGAACAGCAAGGGAGCATCCATCCACAAGGTACCGACGCATCTGGCTCTCTCGCCGAAGGCCGACgaccatcaccagcagcatcatcagccGCATCCACACTATCAGCACGTGGAAGGATACTATCAGCACGCACCGTTACAttaccatcagcagcatcatcatggGCACACTCATGGGCATCACCATTCGGTGGTAAGTAACTTTTTCCTGTGTTCTTTACCAGTATTATTACTTTCTTTTGTATATTACAACGTTATTGCAATCTATCAATGggtaaaacatgaaaaatatttcttgtATTTACGttaacaaattcaaacatttgtttgtatTGAGAAGATTGAAGTCATACTCTTTCAGTTTTcatgcaaacatttttcttcaaccAGGTTTTACGATCCATCAATTCATATTTGAAGGTCAAACTCTGATATGCTGGAtgggtatcttttttttttatttgaaaatatttcctcCCCGAAAGTACAACATTCGTTTTATGGTTTGCAAATATTGATATCGATGTTTATGGATTGAACAAATGTTATGGGATGGTTTAACCCTACGCTCGTCCATTTTCACCCTTAAGCGTGTATCGCCTGTTTATTTTAGTGCGTTCGAGAATGCTTCTGCCGTTGTTTATCTTTCAGCGAAACGGTATTTGATCTTCAAATTAAGTTTGTTGATGGTGTCCGTTTTCAGTTTTGGTAGcatatgtttcattttcagtcaaggtaaaaaaaatcttctgtTACGTGTTATCAAACAACAGATGACATACGGCATTTTTGGCGAAGTTTATACGAAATGTACTTAAGTTGTTatgtgaaagtgtttttaacacgttaactgccaagcatttttagcacacttttttaataCAATCGCGTTTGATAGGTTTACGGGAACCGTTATTTTGACAGATTTCTAGCTTTGGCGGAAAACTTTGAactattgttattgtttccgTGGTAAGTTTAAACAAAGCTTTCAGTAATGATTTATTGTTACGTAAAGCTTAAAGTCTTGTGCAATTCCGACCAACTATGAATAAATTTCCCGTCAATTTGACGTCAGAATCGTCAGAAGACCTAATGTTAAATTATACATCAATctgcaaaactaataagtgtAAAATATTATGGTTGCAATcaagttaaaaaatgtatttgctTTGTAAAAGAGAAATACTGTACTTCTTTCAGTACATTTTGTCTGTTGACAGACTTCTGCTaaatataacatttttcaatatttaattaTTGAAAGGCGAATTAGTAGACTTTAGTTAGTGGAGAAAAACTAATCATTTATATGAAACTTGATACCGAAGGAAATTTGCGTTTTGATGAACACGTATTCGGCTTGAGTAAGTTACGTAGAAAAAGGATTATTTGAAGCTAGGCCCCCGACCGTACGGAAAACAGAAACTCCAACACACCCTCAACATCGACCAGAACAGCACTAGCTCAAATCCCattaaaaagttgaaaatttattgctcCAGCACCGCGTCAGGCAAATGGAGCAGTAGTAATACAGTTCGGTTTCCATTCCCTGGCCTCCTGCAGGAATCTCCCCTCGGTAAGGCAAGGGTTATAAGTTGGCGTGGCGTGGCCTGACACGATTACCATGGGAAATCATGGAAGTTTGGTGTTTTGCCTAAAGGCTAAAGCGGTAAACTCCGATAGTGCGAAATAGCTTCGGCATGTCGTGGAGGCCACCACGAATCGGTCCGGTATGAAACTACGGGGTGTGCAAATACGAACGTGTCTTACATTTGCAAACGTATTTGTTCGTTGCGTGCCCATAGAGCATGTTTCGAGGCATGTGCTTTCGTCCAACGCATACGCTTGGAGGCTTGGAGTAATGCTCATCCCGTGGAGTTTACTGAGGGAAATTAATTCGGTGGGTCTCCATCACGGAGCTAAATTGATAAGTTGCGTGTGGCTGTGATAAGGTTTCGTTGCTGGCGATCTCGTGAGagggtggtttttatttctaagtAAGTTATTAACAAACGACACCTTCCCACGCACCTCAGTACTTGTTGAAATAAACCAACAGCTTTAAAAAAGGTTCCACAAGGTAGAGTAACATATTTTAGTACAACCAACGAATTCGTTTAGTACATTTATTGTGACGGTATATCTCCTTCGCTAACACAtaagaaaaaatagttttacaatggaacaacatatgtTCTTCATCACGAAAATGTAAATCATTGGGAAAGATTCTATCTTCTTCTGCAAGCAAATCTTTCGATGCCGCACGTATGTCCAAACCACGGGCACGTAAATCATGTAGCAAGATAAACATTGACTTAGCGTTTTTGGCGTGGTTCGGCTTGTTCGCCGGAATGCCTGGACAACTACTTCATCCCAATGCATGGGGGCCCCGGCTCAATCACGTGCCGAGGCCAACGCGCTGGTGGAATGCATAACAAGATTATAAATGGTCAAATTGCCTGCCAAGAACCAAATGGAGCAACCGCTACTCTTGAgggggaaggaagaaaattggtttcctcaaaaaaaaaaaaaaaacgtgtggCGAAAGCGGTACGATGGATCTGCGGAACTGTCGAAACTTTTCTTGCTTGCTTCTGGAGGCATCTGCGTGTTGATTCTGGGTCAGCCAAAAAATCCCGCAGGAACAACAACAGCGAGCGCCAACCGAGTAGTGGGGaggtttaaatattttgacaaTTGTTGCGAAACAACCATTATGGGCCCACGATCATCGGTTGGGGTTTGAGCGTGTGCCAAGAAAACTTTATCTTGGCCAACGCTTCGACGGGCCAAAACGGTGCCAAAAGCTGTCGCAAGCTTACAATGTAGAATGGGGGGGGGTTTTCGGAAACAATCCTTATGCCAGCGGGACACAGGGTTTGCGTTCACTTTTTCCAGGTTGTAAGTTTTCCGCCGTATCATAATTTGGCAAATGTGCTTGGGAGTTTGTGCTGGTGGCGCGATggtttctttatttctttcgtGATGAAAGAGAAATAGTGGTCTGATTCGATTGATGCGATGAAATGCACGGTACGGTCgtaaaagggaaataaaaccaCACAGTTGAAGGCACTTGCTCCGACAGCTGGAGAATGTCGGTCAACGGAAGAACGGGAGGTCGACTTCCGGGTTGAGTGGGTGGACCTTTGCGACAAACTTgcatcacacacatacacacggggAGGTTGGGGGAGGGTTTGCTGCTCTGCAGTTCCGGCTGCGTTGGCGCCAGGCACGTCCCGATCCGTAATCGGAGCCATTCGGCTTCGCAGATGATTGAGTTTGTTCCCGACACTGCTCTCGTTCCATTTGATGGAAGAGGATCACGTTACCGCATACCGTGAGCGTAGGGGTTCGGGTTTCTTTCCATGTTCGATTGCAtcatttgttatattttttggCCTTCCCTTTGCCGCGGTGGAAGTAACCCTAGTGACCTAGTTGGGGTGTCGCTGCACCGGAAGTAGTGTGGCAAGGTGTGACACAATTTATTTGCCCCGGTTCGGATGGTTCGGATGGCAACCGGAAGTGCCCCGGCGTACGTACCATGCTGGGCCGATGCAGTGGTCACTCGCTGCAGTGGTCGTTTATCGTTACCCGGGCTTTGCATGAAGGCGTGGACCGGTGAAGGTAGTGTAGCGTACGGTGACGGGCTACGATGGCCTCGCCTACTCGTGGGTTTTCGTGATGGGCATCGATAATTCGTCCTGGCCATGGTTTATGTGTGCTATGGCAGCTTTGGGTAAGGCCAGCGAAGGAGTGAGAATGCCAGGAGTACTAGGCCTGCAGACCGGAGCGAGCGATAAAATGGCAAATATTATGCAACACTGCTACAAACCGCCAATCAGTTAGTGCGGCGCGTGGGACGGTTCCTTCAAGGATGTTTGTGGTCGAGGTATATGGTGCAGAATGTTTAGATTAGCTGCGGATGGAGCTGCCGGAAGTGACATTAGCAGTCGGAGCGTGTGGCCACTGCTTGAGATATGATTGCGTCTTCCATAACTCTATAGCAGCCTATGTTGTGTATAATCTCAAACCATAACTCACGGATTGCGTAACGTGGAACTttctcaaacacttttgggatttttatAGTTATCTTCTCCCTTGAACCTAGTTTAtataatttatgttaaatGCTTAAGACATATTTGGGAGATTTTTTATAATGCCATATTTCAGTGTTTTATTGGTAGATTAGTGTCTGCCGAAATTTATTAGTTGTTTTCCTCCATGTAATTATTTAATCTACTGGGTGAGGGATTGAAACTTGATTCAATTGAAACGTTgtcaaaaagaaatgttaataGACTTATTTAAAAGACGGGTTTCCGAAATTTTGTTGCCACAGAAACCAGACTGCCAAACGCTTGACAAACGGGAAGTGGGCGTTTGCCGTCAAGTTCACATTTACACGAGTGCCGTTTTTCATTGAAGGATAATGTGCCCTGGAAAGCGCGCTCC
This window harbors:
- the LOC131286403 gene encoding CLIP domain-containing serine protease B4-like, translated to MGTIKWAIAAACALLCIQVTFAQYLSSCKTPDGEAGTCVLVRECPFVRAVLKKQHLSNNDIRYVEAVRCGTLETLALVCCNAPNVTKTAEPVDAETIAGLVENRFNTPEEKRELLPAVCGVDGNRGPLPGEQAVLFHHPWNVLIRHRTKEGDTRFHCGGALISDRYVLTAARCIMGIKKTWTVESVRVGDWDLQNEVDCAKTDDLTECAEPAQDVGIAKITIHSNYTGTGTPAVKHDIALLRLARKVPTSSSVAPICLPLDPEVRRQVDLENGRFVETGWGKTPDATGSDNKMNAYSIGVSRDECRSKYPHANIDEGQVCAKPERAVDTCRGDSGGPLMYGHSGTLYLMGIASFRKECANVGEPAVYTNVGGLVDWVIDNLEP